The Toxorhynchites rutilus septentrionalis strain SRP chromosome 3, ASM2978413v1, whole genome shotgun sequence genome includes a region encoding these proteins:
- the LOC129774428 gene encoding uncharacterized protein K02A2.6-like encodes MSNENIQQPSSMSTDTLILQVLRQLQQQQLVTNELLRSQQQSNEQQRVFIQQQENTLRNIQVQVPANPEAILDSLASNVKEFRYDAGNNVTFSSWFSRYEELFANDAARLDDPAKVRLLMRKLGITEHERYCSYILPKTSKDFTFDETVAKLKGLFGAAESLISKRYRCLQIAKSSTEDFITYTCRINKACVEFELGNLSEEQFKVLIFVCGLTSETDAEIRTRLLARIEEKSDITLELLSAECQRLLNLRHDTAMIEDTSSSVNAIKHRFQYKKQPRAWKQTTSPSSSSSSSSSPNENNKKQEIISPIDYSDWAAPIVVVRKASGAIRICGDYSTGLNDALQPHQYPLPLPQDIFVKLANCKVFSIVDMSESYLQVSVNESTSMLLAINNHRGLYKVNRLAPGVKAAPGAFQQLVDTMLAGLENTCGYIDDVIVGGETEGEHWQNLNALFQRLKEFGFTVRMEKCSFGRMQIKYLAHMIDQHGIRPDPEKIEAIKSMPAPKDVSEVRSFLGAVNFYEKFVPNMRALRSPMDDLLKAGAKFVWTPQCQRAFDEFKTTLSSDLLLTHYNPKMEIIIPADASSVGLGATISHRFPDGSIKVVQHASRALAAAERNYSQTDREGLAIIYAVTKFHRMVFGRKFLLQTDHQPLLRIFGSKKGIPVYTANRLQRWALTLLSYDFTIQYVATEKFGNADILSRLISRHARPDEDFVIASVTLESDMRSVVYNTFNVFPLSFKAVQQATKSDPVLKKVYRYIQDGWPNSLASNTDRELLRFYNRRESLSTVLGCIMFGERLVIPSPLRKRCLVELHRGHPGIQRMKALSRSYVYWPSLDNEIADYVKTCSPCATTGKSPAAAH; translated from the exons ATGTCAAATGAGAACATTCAGCAGCCGTCGTCAATGTCCACTGACACGCTCATCCTTCAAGTGCTGAGACAGCTTCAACAGCAGCAGCTTGTTACGAACGAGCTCCTCCGCAGCCAGCAGCAATCCAACGAACAACAGCGCGTGTTCATCCAGCAACAGGAGAACACCCTCCGGAATATCCAGGTCCAGGTTCCGGCAAATCCCGAGGCGATTCTTGACTCGTTGGCATCGAACGTGAAAGAGTTCCGGTATGACGCCGGGAACAATGTAACTTTTTCGTCATGGTTTTCGCGGTACGAAGAGCTGTTTGCTAACGATGCTGCACGACTTGATGACCCAGCAAAGGTTAGGTTGCTGATGCGAAAACTCGGTATCACAGAACACGAGCGTTACTGTAGTTATATTCTACCGAAAACCTCGAAGGACTTTACCTTCGATGAAACTGTCGCTAAGTTAAAAGGGCTGTTTGGAGCAGCTGAATCGCTGATTAGCAAACGCTATCGCTGCCTCCAGATTGCTAAAAGCTCTACCGAGGATTTCATTACATACACCTGTCGGATCAACAAAGCTTGCGTTGAATTCGAGTTAGGAAACCTTTCAGAGGAACAGTTTAAAGTGCTCATTTTCGTCTGCGGTTTGACGTCGGAAACGGATGCTGAAATCCGGACTCGGTTGCTAGCACGAATTGAGGAGAAGAGTGACATTACACTCGAACTGCTTTCCGCCGAATGCCAACGCTTGCTGAATTTGCGGCATGACACTGCCATGATTGAGGACACAAGTAGCTCTGTAAATGCCATCAAACATCGGTTCCAATACAAGAAGCAACCCCGAGCGTGGAAACAGACCACCAgtccgtcatcatcatcatcgtcatcgtcatcaccCAACGAGaataacaaaaaacaggaa ATCATTTCTCCCATCGACTACTCCGACTGGGCTGCACCGATTGTGGTCGTACGGAAGGCAAGCGGCGCAATAAGGATTTGCGGTGATTATTCGACAGGTTTGAATGATGCCCTTCAGCCGCATCAATATCCGTTGCCGTTACCCCAAGACATTTTTGTCAAACTCGCCAACTGCAAGGTGTTCAGTATAGTCGACATGTCGGAGTCATACCTCCAAGTCAGCGTCAACGAATCAACGAGTATGCTACTCGCTATCAACAACCACCGGGGCCTCTATAAAGTGAATCGTCTGGCACCTGGAGTAAAAGCTGCACCGGGAGCGTTTCAACAACTCGTCGACACCATGTTGGCAGGACTGGAGAACACTTGCGGTTATATTGATGATGTAATCGTGGGTGGAGAAACTGAGGGAGAACATTGGCAGAACTTAAACGCACTCTTCCAACGACTGAAAGAGTTCGGGTTCACGGTCCGTATGGAAAAGTGTTCGTTTGGTCGCATGCAGATAAAATACCTTGCACATATGATTGACCAACACGGAATTCGTCCCGATCCAGAGAAGATAGAGGCAATCAAGTCAATGCCGGCACCCAAGGATGTGTCGGAAGTTCGGTCGTTTCTCGGAGCCGTAAACTTTTACGAGAAATTTGTGCCGAATATGCGTGCCCTGCGTAGCCCTATGGATGATCTGCTGAAAGCgggagccaaatttgtctgGACGCCACAATGTCAGCGAGCATTCGACGAATTCAAAACCACCCTTTCATCGGACCTGCTCTTGACCCATTATAATCCCAAAATGGAAATCATCATTCCAGCCGATGCTTCATCTGTCGGATTGGGAGCAACCATCAGCCATCGCTTCCCTGATGGATCAattaaagtggttcaacacgcTTCGAGAGCCTTGGCTGCTGCCGAGCGCAACTACAGTCAGACCGATCGGGAAGGATTAGCCATCATATATGCGGTAACAAAATTTCACCGCATGGTTTTCGGTCGCAAGTTCCTGCTTCAAACTGATCATCAGCCTTTACTGCGCATTTTCGGTAGCAAAAAGGGCATCCCGGTCTACACCGCTAATCGTTTGCAACGCTGGGCCCTTACGCTACTATCCTACGATTTCACCATTCAATACGTGGCAACAGAAAAGTTCGGTAATGCAGACATCCTTTCCCGACTCATTAGTCGACATGCGAGACCCGATGAAGATTTCGTAATCGCTTCCGTTACGCTGGAGAGTGATATGAGGTCAGTTGTATACAATACTTTTAACGTGTTTCCCTTGAGTTTTAAAGCAGTACAACAAGCTACCAAATCGGATCCGGTGCTCAAGAAAGTTTATCGGTACATCCAGGATGGCTGGCCGAATTCCCTAGCCAGTAATACTGACCGAGAACTTCTTCGTTTTTACAATCGCCGTGAATCGCTTTCTACGGTGCTGGGCTGCATCATGTTCGGCGAGAGACTTGTGATTCCGTCTCCGCTACGTAAGCGATGCCTTGTGGAGCTCCACAGAGGACACCCAGGGATCCAGCGGATGAAGGCTCTTTCGCGAAGCTACGTTTATTGGCCGTCGCTGGACAACGAGATCGCCGATTACGTAAAGACGTGCTCACCATGTGCTACAACAGGGAAGTCACCCGCCGCAGCCCATTGA
- the LOC129774429 gene encoding uncharacterized protein K02A2.6-like, translated as MPETVVSDNGTQLTSLEFAQFCSTNGIDHVTIAPFHPQSNGQVERFVDTFKRAMKKLEEGRESTIEALETFLLAYRSTPNRSAPEGLSPSEIMFGRRIRTCLELLRPPTERPPSVTQPVNQKKFNIRFFNVSDPVYVKIYTKNVWNWVPGKIIEKVGRVMFNVLTENRRLVRSHLNQLKSRASSGFDHVPEVSTSPRQKQLPLNVLLDAWNISPISDSSSEVTATTANASDVVRTPSLSPPAGPGMNADLSSSSSSTTSSSFESAAASTPTIQHIIPRRSSRQRRPPVIFNL; from the coding sequence ATGCCGGAAACGGTTGTGTCAGACAACGGCACCCAATTGACGAGTTTGGAGTTCGCCCAATTCTGTTCAACAAACGGAATCGACCATGTAACCATTGCACCGTTTCACCCACAATCCAATGGTCAGGTGGAACGGTTCGTCGATACATTCAAGCGGGCGATGAAGAAACTCGAAGAAGGGAGAGAGTCAACCATTGAAGCATTGGAAACGTTCCTGTTGGCTTACCGAAGCACACCAAATCGGTCAGCACCTGAGGGTCTATCACCATCGGAAATAATGTTCGGACGGCGAATACGCACCTGTCTCGAACTTCTACGTCCGCCAACTGAACGTCCACCATCAGTAACGCAACCTGTCAACCAGAAGAAGTTCAACATAAGATTCTTTAATGTCAGTGACCCtgtctacgtcaaaatttataCCAAGAACGTCTGGAATTGGGTTCCCGGCAAGATAATCGAAAAAGTAGGACGAGTCATGTTCAACGTTCTCACCGAAAATCGTCGCTTAGTTCGTTCACATCTGAACCAACTGAAAAGCCGAGCATCATCTGGTTTTGATCATGTTCCTGAAGTAAGTACATCGCCAAGACAGAAGCAACTTCCCTTGAATGTGCTCCTCGATGCTTGGAATATTTCGCCAATCAGTGATTCAAGCAGCGAAGTAACAGCTACAACTGCGAATGCAAGCGACGTGGTCCGGACTCCCTCGTTATCACCACCTGCTGGTCCGGGCATGAACGCCGATCTGTCATCCTCGTCTTCAAGCACAACATCTTCCAGTTTCGAGTCGGCTGCTGCTAGCACACCGACCATACAACACATCATACCACGTCGTTCTTCCAGACAGCGAAGACCGCCAGTGATATTTAACCTATAA